One Ignavibacteria bacterium genomic window carries:
- a CDS encoding dicarboxylate/amino acid:cation symporter, with protein MKKKFKIALHTQIVIGLILGAVFGSIFAISPHKLEVISSGNEFEIQNWQEFSFFKGDSLVKTYGNDAQISIIKYFKTSKEKAALRAFVKYPDGRTDNFENIAAIEKVKTIGMVFKPLGDLFIRLLNMIAVPLVLASLIVGAASLSDLKHIAKIGGKTIGFYALTAVIAITIGLTLANLIQPGTSMPPETRDRLMETFQDEAKTRIDQNVSLNIVDFLVNIVPKNPFKAIADGDFLQIVFFSIMIGIFLTQIPKDKSATVINFFSGLSEALIVLVEKVMYIAPYAVFTLIAATVSEFGFNILQTLLLYSLTVILGLTILTFVEYPLLLKAFTRMSVIDFFKTQRQVIAVAFSTSSSAATLPVTMEVCEKKLGVPNKIASFVLPLGTTINMDGTALYQAVAAMFIAQVYGFDLSLTQQLTIVLTASLAAIGTAPVPGIGLIMLIIVLKSIGVPEEGIALIIGVDRLLDMCRTVPNVIADSLACVVIAKSEKTLGKLNLEGT; from the coding sequence GTGAAGAAAAAATTTAAGATTGCCTTACATACACAGATAGTAATCGGGTTAATTCTCGGCGCGGTATTTGGTTCTATCTTCGCAATCAGTCCGCACAAGCTTGAAGTTATAAGCAGCGGGAATGAATTTGAAATTCAGAATTGGCAGGAGTTTAGTTTCTTCAAAGGTGATTCGCTTGTCAAAACTTATGGCAATGATGCTCAGATTTCCATAATTAAATATTTTAAAACTTCAAAAGAAAAGGCAGCATTAAGAGCTTTTGTTAAATATCCTGACGGAAGAACGGATAATTTTGAAAACATTGCAGCAATTGAAAAAGTAAAAACAATCGGGATGGTTTTTAAGCCGCTTGGAGATTTATTCATACGCCTTTTGAATATGATTGCTGTTCCGCTTGTTCTCGCATCGCTTATTGTCGGAGCTGCCTCCTTATCGGATTTAAAACATATTGCAAAAATCGGCGGGAAGACAATCGGGTTTTATGCTTTGACTGCGGTGATTGCAATTACTATCGGTCTGACGCTTGCTAATCTTATTCAGCCGGGAACATCAATGCCTCCTGAAACGCGGGACAGGCTGATGGAAACTTTTCAGGATGAAGCGAAAACGAGAATCGACCAGAATGTTTCACTGAACATTGTTGATTTTCTTGTGAACATCGTTCCAAAAAATCCTTTCAAAGCAATTGCTGACGGGGATTTTCTTCAGATAGTTTTCTTTTCAATAATGATAGGAATTTTTCTCACGCAGATTCCCAAAGATAAATCAGCCACCGTAATAAATTTTTTCAGCGGGCTTTCGGAAGCATTAATTGTGCTTGTGGAAAAAGTCATGTATATCGCACCTTATGCAGTGTTTACTTTAATTGCTGCAACTGTATCGGAGTTTGGGTTTAATATACTGCAAACTTTGCTCTTGTATTCTCTTACGGTAATTTTAGGTTTAACAATTTTAACTTTTGTCGAGTATCCTTTGCTTCTGAAAGCATTTACACGAATGTCAGTAATAGATTTTTTCAAAACTCAAAGACAGGTAATAGCAGTTGCGTTTTCGACAAGCTCATCAGCCGCAACTCTGCCTGTTACAATGGAGGTTTGCGAGAAGAAATTAGGTGTTCCGAATAAAATAGCGAGCTTCGTTTTACCGCTTGGAACAACAATAAATATGGACGGAACAGCGCTTTATCAGGCGGTTGCAGCAATGTTCATTGCGCAAGTTTACGGATTTGATTTGAGTTTAACACAGCAACTTACAATTGTTTTAACTGCATCTCTCGCAGCAATAGGGACTGCGCCTGTGCCGGGTATCGGACTTATTATGCTGATTATTGTGTTAAAGTCTATAGGGGTTCCCGAAGAAGGTATTGCATTGATTATTGGTGTTGACAGATTGCTTGATATGTGCAGAACTGTCCCTAACGTTATTGCCGATTCGCTTGCATGCGTGGTTATTGCTAAATCAGAGAAAACTTTGGGAAAACTTAATTTAGAAGGAACATAA
- a CDS encoding glutathione peroxidase — protein MTDTINISDVKVKDMDGKEVSLSYYKGKVLLIVNVATYCGNTPQYEGLEAIYEKYNAKGFEVLAFPCNDFGEQEPGTNDEIRTFCENKYKVSFPLFDKIAVLGDNKNPLYAKMINFAPGGDVKWNFEKFLVDKNGNVVGRFHNKTKPESEEIVSAIETELKK, from the coding sequence ATGACTGATACAATTAACATATCCGACGTTAAAGTTAAAGACATGGACGGCAAGGAAGTTTCTTTGTCGTATTATAAAGGAAAAGTTTTGCTCATCGTGAACGTTGCGACATATTGCGGCAACACTCCGCAGTATGAAGGGCTTGAAGCGATTTATGAGAAATATAATGCAAAGGGATTTGAAGTACTTGCATTTCCATGCAATGATTTCGGCGAGCAGGAACCGGGAACCAATGACGAGATAAGAACTTTTTGTGAAAACAAATATAAAGTTTCGTTTCCGTTATTTGACAAGATAGCAGTTTTAGGTGACAACAAAAATCCATTGTATGCAAAAATGATAAACTTTGCTCCCGGCGGTGATGTGAAATGGAACTTTGAAAAGTTCTTAGTCGATAAAAACGGTAACGTTGTCGGAAGGTTTCATAATAAGACAAAACCCGAGAGTGAAGAGATAGTCAGCGCAATTGAAACGGAGTTGAAGAAGTGA
- a CDS encoding C25 family cysteine peptidase, whose product MKFFFSSAFLYFLFLSGSISAQNPNWITPNKLYIKLSITEDGIYRIDKSDFTNLSINTSNIDPRTVKVIYKGAQIPIYFEGENDGVFGDNDYFDFFAQRNYGGPTNYLDGYSFQLKYTTNEYYNEYSDTNAYWIDWGGDNGLRYNIVNSQNNLTLYDKQYYLKNYHFEQDKIYSLGEKINPTDFRIFNTERVQGETWYWKQLTDGTSQKDSAANPNFFSSPQNLCEMRLFIYPNSLDTHKYNIRVNSQTVSQINKISYNRLDTTITFPSNILTGSTNNVFEVFYTHGSSNPNIFGNVYFDLMSLNLPISFTFDNNRISFETKSTDTTRRVFKIKGFNGANQVNIYDVRNNQRIVNYSVSGDTLIFSGKQNGKFFVENKTITKKPVKLRTRMVTNLVSNQANYIVIYHKLFESQAELLRAHRQSYDTLIAKKIDIEDVMDVFNYGIDNAIAVRNFVRNAYANWQAPKLKYICLFGRASLDPKKNASNTVYYKNYIPTYGNPPSDGYFANINATGYKYFQQIPVGRIPAYDIDEANNAVEKIIAYDNERNNFSSWWKTSVFITGGLDSNEQNSFKSTSNSMINTYMAGNPLRLSSKRIYRDDDGSGITFAFSDSIKNSFNEGAMFMNYIGHAGNGTWDNGLENPNIINNGNKLPVLFSMTCFTGKNSIPEDRGFGEKFIYLPDKGAIGFIGNTGWTFASSGIFMNQKFLESFKGGSRRVGDMFRFASVSDSLNSSYPSIFTVNTYNLLGDPASKVLIPNHPEFVIRPADYSLSNPFPAVGEQFTIYAYPNNYGINADSCKISFQLFKNNALQNEYDTIIRNFGYYRDTVSYGLSINTNGYYKMKVTVDSDNWYPVEYKPNNTITFDIPLRNISYVPLKPYPNSIIRTDSVEFVGINPNVNPYSNNVKVYLQLDTTSGFTSPMTYFKTVTGDIKTKFKLEIPYKTENKIYFWRMNALINNIDSSGWSPVQNFVYSNSLSKDNSAADSLVSVIGMNPKQFEKSEINNLQYTGNGFELNTYEGNLRVRSYGNRGEAATEFEFNGSIIRIDDVTRFAAGLFILKLNKFTGNFIEFKNVRMSTAQSSDSLVNILNTFDTTHILMIAKAHFTPGQNFELSPAALDKLHQLGSEYADSIGSFGYYNQWSFLSYKVNNQNITSEAYWRNGTFCQYPVEPGTCYAECTKLRNFSDTAGYISKMISPSNNWINLSWAQELNNTYDSVKFDIYGINRDNKQVNLFSNVSSNNSFDLSSINSYDYPSLLLRANLKIDSTSTESPVLNNFKLSLVPPAELIPDNYSFQLSDTAVQEGDTINIKIKYQNVGYINIKDYIATWYVYNKGKITDLKVDTVNTFAFIDSVYQSEIAFNTAGYSDTVNIYFDVTPFNNQNEFFTYNNTAVTSVFVQGDSLQPEMEITYNGIEVQNGDFIQSKPDINIDFFDDSRLVITGIDTSLVRIKLNGQFIPYYINSTPNPELQFIIPDDYKLLAKIIYKPILTNGNYRFEYIAKDKSGNPGDTVKHSLSVDDNLKILDLTNYPNPMKNETSFMFSLRGGVNPGRCTIKIYTVAGRLVKQISANANIGYNQIPWDGRDSDGDNMANGVYLYKMIIEGDSKIETSTQKLVILK is encoded by the coding sequence ATGAAGTTTTTTTTCAGCTCTGCATTTTTATACTTTCTTTTTTTATCAGGCAGCATATCAGCTCAGAATCCAAACTGGATAACACCAAATAAGCTTTACATTAAGCTCTCAATTACAGAAGACGGTATTTACCGCATAGATAAATCCGATTTTACAAACCTGAGCATTAACACATCAAACATAGACCCAAGGACAGTAAAAGTAATTTACAAAGGTGCTCAAATTCCTATTTATTTCGAAGGTGAAAACGATGGCGTATTCGGTGATAACGATTATTTTGATTTTTTTGCTCAGAGAAATTATGGAGGTCCGACAAATTATCTCGACGGTTATAGTTTTCAGCTAAAATATACAACCAACGAATATTATAATGAATATTCAGATACAAATGCTTACTGGATTGACTGGGGCGGTGACAACGGCTTGCGTTATAACATCGTGAACTCACAGAATAATTTAACTCTTTATGATAAACAGTATTATTTAAAAAATTATCATTTCGAACAGGATAAGATTTACAGTCTTGGTGAAAAAATAAACCCGACAGATTTCAGAATTTTTAATACAGAAAGAGTTCAGGGTGAAACTTGGTATTGGAAACAACTGACAGACGGAACATCTCAAAAAGATTCTGCTGCTAATCCTAATTTTTTTAGTTCTCCGCAAAACTTATGCGAAATGAGATTGTTTATTTACCCCAATTCGCTTGATACACATAAATATAACATAAGAGTTAATTCCCAGACTGTATCACAGATTAATAAGATTTCTTATAACCGTTTAGACACTACAATTACATTTCCTTCAAACATTTTAACTGGTTCGACAAATAATGTGTTTGAAGTTTTTTATACTCACGGTTCATCAAACCCGAATATTTTCGGAAATGTTTATTTTGATTTGATGTCATTAAACCTGCCTATTTCATTTACGTTTGATAATAACCGTATCAGTTTTGAAACAAAAAGCACAGATACCACAAGAAGAGTCTTTAAGATAAAAGGATTTAATGGCGCAAATCAGGTTAATATATATGACGTCAGGAATAATCAGCGTATAGTTAATTATTCCGTAAGTGGTGACACCTTAATTTTCAGCGGAAAGCAGAACGGAAAGTTTTTTGTTGAGAACAAAACAATTACAAAAAAACCTGTAAAGCTGAGAACAAGAATGGTAACCAATCTTGTAAGCAATCAGGCAAATTATATTGTAATATATCACAAACTTTTTGAATCACAGGCAGAGCTTCTTAGAGCGCATCGCCAGTCTTATGATACTCTCATTGCAAAAAAAATAGACATCGAAGACGTGATGGATGTTTTCAATTATGGAATTGATAATGCAATTGCAGTAAGAAACTTTGTGAGAAATGCTTATGCAAACTGGCAGGCACCGAAGCTTAAATACATTTGCCTGTTTGGCAGAGCATCGCTTGACCCGAAGAAAAATGCATCGAACACAGTTTATTATAAAAATTACATACCCACTTATGGTAATCCGCCTTCCGATGGTTACTTTGCTAACATAAACGCAACCGGATATAAATATTTCCAGCAGATTCCTGTCGGCAGAATTCCTGCATATGATATTGATGAAGCAAATAATGCAGTCGAGAAAATCATTGCATACGATAACGAAAGAAACAACTTCAGCAGTTGGTGGAAAACTTCGGTGTTTATAACGGGTGGACTTGACTCAAACGAACAGAACAGCTTTAAAAGTACTTCGAACAGCATGATAAATACTTACATGGCAGGGAATCCGTTAAGATTAAGTTCAAAAAGAATTTATCGTGATGATGACGGAAGCGGTATAACTTTTGCCTTTTCAGATTCGATTAAAAATAGCTTCAATGAAGGAGCGATGTTCATGAATTATATCGGGCACGCCGGAAACGGCACCTGGGATAATGGTCTTGAAAATCCGAATATCATAAACAACGGGAACAAACTTCCCGTGCTCTTTAGCATGACCTGCTTCACAGGAAAAAATTCAATTCCGGAAGATAGAGGATTCGGTGAAAAGTTTATTTATCTTCCTGATAAAGGCGCAATCGGTTTTATTGGAAATACCGGCTGGACTTTTGCTTCTTCGGGAATTTTTATGAACCAGAAATTTCTTGAATCATTCAAAGGCGGTTCAAGAAGAGTGGGGGATATGTTCAGGTTTGCATCCGTTTCGGATTCTCTCAATTCAAGTTACCCCTCAATCTTTACAGTTAATACTTATAATCTTTTGGGAGACCCTGCTTCCAAAGTTTTAATTCCCAATCATCCTGAGTTCGTTATCAGACCTGCGGATTACTCGCTGTCAAATCCATTCCCTGCGGTCGGTGAGCAATTTACGATTTATGCTTATCCGAATAACTATGGTATTAATGCCGACTCATGTAAAATCAGCTTTCAGCTTTTTAAAAATAATGCACTGCAGAATGAATACGATACTATCATAAGAAACTTCGGATATTACAGAGACACAGTCAGCTATGGCTTGTCCATAAACACAAACGGATATTATAAAATGAAAGTTACGGTTGATTCCGATAACTGGTATCCTGTCGAATATAAACCTAATAACACAATCACGTTTGATATTCCTCTGAGAAATATTTCTTATGTGCCGTTAAAGCCATATCCCAATTCAATTATAAGAACCGATTCGGTCGAATTTGTCGGAATAAATCCGAATGTGAATCCTTATTCAAATAACGTAAAAGTCTATTTGCAGCTTGATACTACTTCAGGTTTTACCTCTCCTATGACATATTTCAAAACAGTTACGGGAGACATAAAAACAAAATTCAAGCTCGAAATTCCATACAAAACCGAAAATAAAATTTATTTCTGGCGGATGAATGCGCTGATTAACAATATTGATTCTTCCGGCTGGTCACCTGTTCAAAATTTTGTTTACTCAAACAGTTTAAGCAAAGACAATTCAGCGGCAGATTCACTTGTTTCCGTCATTGGTATGAATCCAAAACAATTTGAGAAAAGTGAAATAAACAATTTGCAATATACCGGTAACGGATTTGAGTTGAATACTTATGAAGGAAATCTGCGCGTCCGTTCCTATGGAAACCGCGGTGAGGCAGCAACTGAATTCGAGTTTAACGGAAGCATAATAAGAATAGATGATGTAACACGTTTTGCAGCGGGATTGTTTATTTTAAAGCTGAATAAGTTTACAGGTAATTTTATTGAATTCAAAAACGTTAGGATGAGCACCGCTCAATCGTCAGATTCACTGGTTAATATACTCAATACTTTTGATACCACACACATTCTTATGATTGCCAAAGCACATTTTACTCCTGGACAAAATTTTGAGTTAAGCCCTGCTGCATTGGATAAGCTTCATCAGCTTGGCAGTGAATATGCAGATTCAATTGGTTCATTTGGATATTACAATCAGTGGAGTTTCTTATCGTATAAAGTAAATAACCAGAACATAACAAGCGAAGCATACTGGCGCAACGGAACGTTTTGCCAATATCCCGTTGAGCCGGGAACATGTTATGCCGAGTGCACAAAACTTAGAAATTTCTCCGATACTGCGGGATATATTTCAAAAATGATTTCTCCCTCAAATAATTGGATTAATCTAAGCTGGGCGCAGGAGCTTAACAATACATATGATTCGGTAAAATTTGATATATATGGTATCAACCGCGACAATAAGCAGGTAAATTTGTTCTCAAATGTTTCAAGCAATAACTCGTTTGATTTGTCATCAATAAATTCTTATGATTATCCGTCTCTTCTTTTAAGAGCAAATTTAAAAATTGATTCGACATCAACCGAATCTCCCGTATTAAACAACTTCAAGTTGTCATTGGTGCCTCCGGCTGAACTTATTCCCGATAATTATTCTTTTCAGTTATCTGATACTGCCGTTCAGGAAGGTGATACCATTAATATAAAAATAAAATATCAGAACGTCGGTTACATAAATATTAAAGATTATATCGCAACCTGGTATGTTTACAACAAAGGCAAGATAACCGATTTGAAAGTTGATACTGTAAATACTTTTGCGTTTATCGATTCGGTTTATCAGTCTGAAATTGCTTTCAATACAGCCGGATACAGCGATACGGTAAATATTTATTTTGATGTTACTCCGTTTAATAATCAGAATGAGTTTTTTACTTATAATAATACTGCCGTAACATCCGTTTTTGTTCAGGGTGATTCGCTTCAGCCGGAAATGGAAATTACCTACAACGGCATCGAAGTTCAGAACGGCGATTTCATTCAGTCAAAACCCGACATTAATATTGATTTTTTTGATGATTCACGTTTGGTAATCACAGGCATTGATACGTCACTCGTAAGAATAAAGCTTAACGGACAATTCATTCCTTATTATATAAACTCAACTCCAAATCCTGAGCTGCAATTTATCATTCCTGACGATTATAAACTTCTCGCTAAGATAATTTACAAGCCGATACTTACAAACGGAAACTATAGGTTTGAATACATAGCAAAAGATAAATCAGGAAATCCCGGCGATACGGTGAAACACTCGCTTAGTGTGGATGACAACTTAAAAATCCTTGACCTTACGAATTATCCGAACCCGATGAAAAACGAAACGAGCTTTATGTTCAGCTTGCGCGGAGGAGTTAATCCCGGAAGATGCACGATTAAAATCTACACTGTTGCGGGAAGACTTGTAAAGCAGATTTCAGCAAATGCCAACATCGGCTACAATCAGATTCCGTGGGATGGCAGAGATTCAGACGGCGACAACATGGCAAACGGAGTTTACTTATATAAAATGATTATCGAAGGCGACTCAAAAATCGAAACCTCAACTCAAAAACTGGTGATATTGAAGTAA
- a CDS encoding WecB/TagA/CpsF family glycosyltransferase has protein sequence MSGNGYIFNKLIFNEDDLFSLVHKSVQQPGSFLLTYFNQFCFNVYIKDKKYKDIIDKFFYVYKDGFGIYCAFKLLKKQKLNKFNASDLNLKLLQLFSRLNLKIFVVGGNFQQAQLNENFISLGANLAGYENGFFETNELGSVAEHIKKSGADVIFLGMGVPLQEKVALELTKYLKNPKIICVGNFFEFLTGNIKRAPQYLRNSGFEWVYRLSKEPKRLWKRYIIGIPLFVYHILKIKFGKEHTQ, from the coding sequence ATGAGCGGTAACGGTTATATTTTTAATAAGCTCATATTTAATGAGGATGATTTATTTTCTCTCGTTCATAAATCTGTTCAGCAGCCGGGAAGTTTTCTTCTTACATATTTTAATCAATTTTGTTTTAATGTTTATATTAAAGATAAAAAGTATAAAGATATAATTGATAAATTTTTTTATGTTTATAAAGATGGGTTTGGTATTTATTGCGCATTTAAATTACTAAAAAAACAGAAGTTAAATAAGTTTAACGCATCTGATTTAAATCTTAAATTATTGCAATTGTTTTCAAGATTAAATTTAAAGATATTCGTTGTCGGCGGCAATTTTCAGCAAGCGCAATTGAATGAAAATTTCATTTCGCTCGGAGCAAATTTAGCCGGATATGAAAACGGTTTTTTTGAAACAAATGAACTCGGGTCAGTTGCGGAACATATTAAAAAAAGCGGGGCAGATGTAATTTTTCTTGGAATGGGGGTTCCGCTTCAAGAAAAGGTTGCTCTTGAATTGACAAAATATCTGAAGAATCCCAAAATTATTTGTGTAGGAAATTTTTTTGAGTTTTTAACCGGAAACATAAAACGAGCCCCGCAATATTTGCGCAATAGCGGTTTTGAATGGGTTTATAGATTGTCAAAGGAACCAAAACGGTTATGGAAAAGGTATATAATTGGAATCCCTTTGTTTGTTTATCATATTTTAAAAATTAAGTTCGGCAAAGAACACACGCAATAA
- a CDS encoding glycosyltransferase family 4 protein: MNILHLNNQLNLACGVSNSIFNLAYTTRNKYKHHFLALTEDAKEKFNKAGFYPELFPHKKISLFNSYDTIKFITNYCDKNKVDIIHSHHRTFDALSFLVNKVRKTKTIVTVHNIRYDKKFISYSSDKIIAVSKYVAEHLQNHYKKDDAKIEIIENFINKDFIKITQYPDFIRASLKLKQTDFVLLYAGRFSEEKGIDILINAYESLKEKFSGMKLVLIGGGPEENYYKQLNHEKNLDIIFSKPVENIFDYLNIADLVILPSRDEAFGNIILEAGYLEKIFIGSEIGNIRNFIQDKKNGLLFQSGNYLDLAEKIQHAYINFDNLNQIGINLKNSLMDKFDEQKFVLKIQNCYER, encoded by the coding sequence ATGAATATTCTGCATTTAAATAATCAGCTTAATCTTGCCTGCGGAGTATCAAATTCCATTTTTAATCTTGCTTACACAACACGTAATAAATACAAACATCATTTCCTTGCATTAACCGAAGATGCAAAAGAAAAATTCAATAAAGCAGGTTTTTATCCCGAGCTTTTTCCTCATAAAAAAATCAGTTTATTTAATTCATATGATACAATAAAATTCATAACAAACTATTGTGATAAGAATAAGGTTGACATAATTCATTCGCATCACAGAACGTTTGATGCTTTAAGCTTTTTGGTTAATAAGGTAAGAAAAACAAAAACTATTGTAACCGTTCATAATATCAGGTATGATAAGAAATTTATAAGTTACAGCTCGGATAAAATTATTGCTGTCAGCAAATATGTAGCTGAGCATTTGCAAAATCATTATAAAAAAGACGATGCAAAAATCGAGATCATTGAAAATTTTATAAATAAAGATTTTATTAAAATCACTCAATATCCCGATTTTATAAGAGCTTCCCTTAAATTAAAACAAACTGATTTTGTGTTATTATATGCCGGCAGATTTAGTGAAGAAAAGGGAATTGATATATTAATTAATGCTTATGAATCATTAAAAGAAAAATTTTCGGGAATGAAGCTGGTTTTAATCGGCGGAGGTCCGGAAGAAAATTATTATAAACAACTCAACCATGAAAAAAATTTAGATATAATATTTTCTAAACCTGTTGAAAATATTTTTGATTACCTGAATATTGCTGATCTTGTCATTCTTCCTTCACGTGATGAAGCTTTTGGGAATATCATATTAGAAGCAGGATATCTAGAAAAAATTTTCATTGGTTCCGAAATCGGTAATATCAGAAATTTCATACAGGATAAAAAAAATGGACTGCTGTTTCAATCCGGAAATTATCTTGACCTTGCTGAAAAAATTCAGCATGCATACATAAATTTTGATAACCTGAATCAAATTGGAATTAACCTGAAAAATTCTCTCATGGATAAATTTGATGAGCAAAAATTTGTTTTAAAAATTCAAAATTGCTATGAGCGGTAA
- a CDS encoding glycosyltransferase family A protein has protein sequence MTTYNSGKYLKESINSILNQDYKDFELIIVDDFSEDNTMNIIESINDKRIKLFKNSKKGRGNALNFGLNVSNSKYIALNDSDDISVPFRLSTQQNYLKNKPDNFVVSTNFACFRNNKLLYEIQNPEHSKDIKKSLAKHCRIMNSGVMYNREHILKSGGYENVLAEDYMLWLKIMNDTEFYNIQNVLMFVRLDENSLSVVNQKNFKEKNKAVYDIQGKSIDYSVESKNSSEKELNILKGWREYFYGTPQNARKYWQKIGFKIFNLKILFAYVLTYFPESFVVKFKSFMLRYRIEYYLKYFSQKNSTLRKLFKQTLNSVR, from the coding sequence AGTTAATAATCGTTGATGATTTTTCAGAAGACAATACAATGAATATCATTGAAAGTATTAATGACAAAAGAATTAAGCTTTTTAAGAACAGTAAAAAAGGCAGAGGTAATGCTTTAAATTTCGGATTGAATGTATCAAATTCAAAATATATTGCTTTGAATGACTCCGATGATATTTCTGTACCGTTTAGATTGTCAACTCAGCAGAATTATTTAAAAAATAAACCTGATAATTTTGTTGTGTCAACAAATTTTGCATGCTTCAGAAACAACAAGTTATTGTATGAGATACAAAACCCCGAGCATTCTAAAGATATAAAAAAAAGCTTAGCAAAACATTGTAGAATTATGAATTCTGGTGTTATGTATAACAGAGAACATATTCTCAAATCCGGCGGATATGAAAATGTTTTAGCAGAAGATTATATGCTGTGGTTGAAAATAATGAATGACACGGAATTTTATAATATTCAGAATGTATTAATGTTTGTGCGGTTAGATGAAAATTCATTGTCTGTAGTTAATCAAAAAAACTTTAAGGAGAAAAATAAAGCCGTATATGATATTCAGGGTAAGAGTATTGATTATTCTGTAGAAAGTAAAAATAGTTCAGAAAAAGAATTAAATATTCTGAAAGGTTGGAGGGAATATTTTTACGGTACACCTCAAAATGCGCGTAAATACTGGCAAAAAATAGGTTTTAAAATTTTTAATCTAAAAATATTGTTTGCATATGTATTAACATATTTTCCTGAAAGTTTTGTTGTAAAATTTAAATCTTTTATGCTAAGGTATAGAATTGAATATTATTTAAAATATTTTTCTCAAAAAAACAGCACATTGAGAAAATTATTTAAGCAAACATTAAATAGTGTTCGATGA